One genomic window of Struthio camelus isolate bStrCam1 chromosome 1, bStrCam1.hap1, whole genome shotgun sequence includes the following:
- the ARL6 gene encoding ADP-ribosylation factor-like protein 6 → MGVSYKFYFCLCLDIKHRRLPILFFANKMDLRDAISSVKVSQLLSLENIKDKPWHICASDALKGEGLQEGVDWLQDQIQAMKT, encoded by the exons ATGGGAGTGAGTTACAAG TTCTACTTCTGCTTATGCCTAGATATTAAGCACCGTCGACTGCCTATTCTGTTCTTTGCTAACAAGATGGACCTCAGGGATGCAATATCGTCTGTGAAAGTATCTCAGTTATTGTCATTAGAAAACATCAAAGACAAACCCTGGCATATCTG tgCCAGTGATGCCCTCAAAGGGGAAGGATTACAAGAGGGCGTGGATTGGCTCCAAG ATCAGATCCAAGCAATGAAGACATGA